A window of the Enoplosus armatus isolate fEnoArm2 chromosome 5, fEnoArm2.hap1, whole genome shotgun sequence genome harbors these coding sequences:
- the LOC139285409 gene encoding olfactory receptor 52N4-like, with the protein MESNMTVSSDILEIQGFDISPEFTYPLFFLLLFVYFCLLFSNIGVLVLIITERRLHQPMYILFCNLSVNDLIGNTVLLPQLMAHIISTERFITYKQCAVQAFYSHTFGSASHMILVIMAIDRYVAICHPLRYSSIMTTKTVIGLSATAWGVSLVLVSVLIGLTVRLSRCRSVIQNAYCDNASLFKLSCEDVSINNIYGLFFTVLLFGCSIGGIAATYIRIALICWIKKNKELNNRALQTCASHLVLYLIMLWSGFLTIILHRFPDYPDLRKIAYILFHVVPANLNPVIYGMQTRSLRDKIIQSLKFRKVTPI; encoded by the coding sequence ATGGAAAGCAACATGACAGTTTCAAGCGATATCCTAGAGATCCAAGGCTTTGACATATCTCCAGAGTTCACGTACCCTCTGTTCTTCTTACTGCtatttgtttacttttgccTGCTTTTTTCCAATATTGGAGTGCTTGTTCTCATCATCACTGAGAGGAGATTGCACCAGCCGATGTACATCCTCTTTTGTAACCTGTCTGTCAATGATCTAATAGGTAACACAGTCCTACTGCCTCAGCTGATGGCTCACATCATTTCAACAGAGCGGTTTATCACCTACAAACAGTGTGCGGTTCAAGCCTTTTACAGCCACACGTTCGGATCTGCTTCACACATGATTCTGGTCATTATGGCAATTGACAGATATGTGGCGATATGTCACCCCTTGAGGTACAGCTCAATTATGACCACCAAAACTGTGATTGGGCTGTCAGCAACTGCATGGGGGGTGTCATTAGTGCTCGTGTCCGTTCTGATAGGTCTCACAGTGAGGCTGTCCCGCTGTAGATCGGTTATACAAAATGCTTATTGTGACAACGCATCACTGTTCAAGCTTTCTTGTGAGGACGTGTCCATCAACAATATCTATGGACTCTTTTTCACTGTGCTGCTCTTTGGTTGCTCAATTGGAGGCATAGCTGCCACCTACATCAGAATAGCTCTCATCTGCTGgatcaagaaaaacaaagagctgaataACAGAGCACTGCAAACCTGCGCGAGCCACCTTGTTCTTTATCTTATTATGCTCTGGTCGGGGTTTTTAACAATCATATTGCATCGTTTCCCTGATTACCCAGATTTAAGGAAGATTGcatatattttgtttcatgtggTCCCTGCTAACTTAAATCCAGTCATTTATGGAATGCAAACAAGGTCATTGCGGGATAAAATTATCCAAAGTCTGAAATTCAGAAAAGTGACCCCAATCTAA